The following are encoded together in the Weissella soli genome:
- the dtd gene encoding D-aminoacyl-tRNA deacylase, protein MRVLLQRSRQAQVKIGETVVGEIDHGYVLLVGIEDADTDKDVAYLVRKITNLRVFEDAAGKMNLSIQEVSGSILSVSQFTLYADTRKGNRPSFTAAGQPAFAKEMYQKFNEQLRAAGLTVATGEFGADMQVSLVNDGPVTIWFDTNQIR, encoded by the coding sequence ATGCGAGTACTATTACAAAGAAGTCGGCAAGCACAGGTCAAGATCGGTGAAACCGTGGTGGGTGAAATCGACCATGGCTACGTCTTATTGGTTGGCATTGAGGATGCTGATACGGACAAGGATGTGGCTTATTTGGTCCGTAAGATCACGAACTTAAGGGTATTTGAAGATGCTGCCGGCAAGATGAATTTAAGCATTCAAGAAGTTTCCGGCAGTATCTTATCCGTATCACAATTCACTTTGTATGCCGATACACGCAAGGGCAACCGGCCGAGCTTTACGGCGGCCGGCCAGCCCGCTTTTGCAAAGGAAATGTATCAAAAATTCAATGAGCAATTGCGCGCCGCCGGTCTGACCGTCGCGACCGGTGAATTTGGTGCGGATATGCAAGTAAGCCTGGTGAATGATGGCCCGGTGACGATTTGGTTCGATACTAATCAAATACGTTGA
- a CDS encoding RelA/SpoT family protein produces MAEAKVLTWIEVHDLYASYMNDEHITKVDQAFEFASNLHKDQKRKSGEPYIIHPIQVAGILAELHMDPDTVIAGFLHDVVEDTDATLEDVEAAFGKDVAGIVDGVSKISKIEYKSASEQLAENHRKLLLAMSHDIRVIFVKLADRLHNIRTLGALREDKQKRIASETLEIYAPLADRLGIMTIKWELEDTALRYLDYESYHFIAQSMQLRRQERLDIVEHAVQDIQTSIDELKLKNVEVYGRPKHIYSIYRKMQDKHKQFDEIYDLLAIRVLVDSVPDTYAVLGAIHARWTPMPGRFKDYIALPKANGYQSLHTSVIGPGGRPLEVQIRTHKMHEIAEFGVAAHWAYKEGNFAGADVQNTDQQKLNVIQGILELQKESSDSDDFMESVKGDLFSDRVYAFTPKGDVFELSKGAGPLDMAFTIHTNVGTTTTGAKVNGKIVPLDYEIKTGDIVEIMTSANAKPNRDWLNLVKTRRARNKIKQYFRKQDRDENITAGKTMLASFLTEEGYDADEIMSDENALSAMERLHYHSVDDMYASLGFGELSPQGVANRFTEDIRAREEEERLAAEQKALFEEHQTVDVKKNHHNKKGDDRIVIQGIDSMLVRLGHCCTPVPGDEVVGYITKGRGVSVHRVGCPNLAAATEVGQRTVDVAWEDPEGNTKREYDADLVILGMNRGKLLNDVIRIASNTTKSLNSINGRIDNNNNAIITMTVGVRNLEQLEHIMDTLKNIKDIFEVKRAFK; encoded by the coding sequence ATGGCAGAAGCAAAAGTATTAACTTGGATTGAGGTGCATGACCTTTATGCATCTTATATGAACGACGAACATATTACCAAAGTTGATCAGGCATTTGAGTTTGCATCCAACCTGCATAAGGATCAAAAGCGCAAGTCAGGTGAACCTTACATTATTCATCCAATTCAAGTGGCCGGTATTTTGGCCGAGCTCCATATGGACCCCGACACAGTGATTGCGGGGTTCTTGCATGATGTCGTTGAAGATACGGATGCCACGTTGGAAGACGTTGAGGCTGCCTTTGGCAAAGACGTTGCGGGCATTGTTGATGGCGTGTCAAAAATTTCAAAGATTGAGTATAAATCAGCTTCAGAACAATTAGCTGAAAATCACCGGAAGCTGTTATTGGCAATGTCACATGACATTCGGGTGATCTTTGTAAAGTTGGCGGATCGTTTACACAATATCCGTACCTTAGGGGCTTTGCGTGAGGACAAGCAGAAGCGCATTGCCTCAGAAACATTAGAGATCTACGCCCCATTGGCAGATCGTTTAGGAATTATGACGATTAAGTGGGAGTTGGAAGATACGGCGCTACGTTACCTAGACTATGAAAGTTATCATTTTATCGCGCAGTCAATGCAATTGCGACGGCAAGAACGTTTGGACATTGTCGAACATGCGGTGCAAGACATTCAAACTTCCATTGATGAACTTAAATTAAAAAATGTGGAAGTTTATGGTCGGCCCAAGCACATCTATTCGATTTATCGTAAGATGCAAGACAAGCATAAGCAGTTCGATGAAATTTACGATCTGTTAGCGATTCGAGTACTCGTTGATTCCGTGCCCGATACGTATGCCGTGTTGGGTGCGATTCATGCGCGATGGACGCCCATGCCTGGTCGTTTCAAGGATTACATTGCTTTGCCTAAAGCCAATGGCTATCAGTCATTACATACTTCCGTGATTGGTCCCGGTGGCCGCCCATTGGAAGTACAAATCCGGACGCATAAAATGCATGAAATTGCCGAGTTCGGGGTCGCTGCCCACTGGGCCTATAAAGAAGGTAATTTTGCCGGAGCCGACGTACAAAACACCGACCAACAGAAATTGAATGTGATTCAAGGTATCTTGGAATTGCAAAAAGAATCTAGTGATTCTGATGATTTCATGGAGTCTGTGAAGGGTGATTTGTTTTCCGACCGCGTCTATGCGTTCACACCCAAGGGCGATGTCTTTGAACTGTCAAAGGGTGCTGGTCCGCTAGACATGGCCTTCACGATTCACACCAATGTCGGTACGACCACCACGGGTGCCAAGGTCAATGGCAAAATTGTCCCTTTGGATTATGAAATTAAAACTGGCGATATTGTCGAAATCATGACCAGTGCCAACGCCAAGCCAAACCGTGATTGGTTAAACCTGGTCAAGACCCGGCGGGCACGTAATAAGATCAAGCAATACTTCCGCAAGCAGGATCGAGACGAGAACATCACCGCTGGTAAGACCATGTTGGCCAGTTTCTTGACGGAAGAAGGTTACGATGCTGACGAGATCATGTCAGATGAGAATGCCTTGAGTGCGATGGAGCGGTTGCACTACCATTCCGTGGACGATATGTATGCGTCACTTGGTTTTGGCGAATTGTCACCTCAGGGCGTGGCCAACCGCTTTACGGAAGACATTCGCGCGCGTGAAGAAGAAGAACGGCTAGCGGCCGAGCAAAAAGCCCTCTTTGAAGAACATCAAACGGTGGACGTTAAGAAAAATCATCATAACAAAAAGGGCGATGATCGCATTGTCATTCAGGGGATTGATTCAATGTTGGTCCGTTTGGGGCACTGTTGTACACCGGTACCCGGGGATGAGGTCGTCGGTTATATCACTAAGGGACGGGGTGTCTCAGTGCACCGCGTCGGCTGCCCTAATTTAGCCGCCGCCACTGAAGTGGGTCAACGGACGGTTGATGTTGCTTGGGAAGATCCTGAGGGTAACACCAAGCGCGAGTACGATGCTGATTTGGTTATCTTGGGGATGAACCGGGGTAAGCTGTTGAATGATGTCATTCGGATTGCCAGCAACACGACGAAGTCATTGAACTCAATTAATGGCCGTATTGATAATAACAATAACGCCATTATCACGATGACAGTCGGGGTGCGTAATTTAGAGCAACTTGAACACATCATGGATACCCTGAAGAACATCAAAGATATCTTTGAAGTTAAGCGGGCCTTTAAATAA
- the rpoD gene encoding RNA polymerase sigma factor RpoD: MANKKKVATVEFDKAVFDRATKKVIKEFKADKEIKESSLQETLVKAFSLNADQIDDLYDTIESAGIAIVDEKGEPSVRALNNKKTTLTEKELKQSADAPTGMKINDPVRMYLKEIGRVSLLTGAEEVTLAERIEQGDDSAKQELAEANLRLVVSIAKRYVGRGMQFLDLIQEGNMGLMKAVEKFDYRKGFKFSTYATWWIRQAITRAIADQARTIRIPVHMVETINKLIRIQRNLLSDLGREPTPDEIGAEMDIATEKVRDILKIAQEPVSLETPIGEEDDSHLGDFIEDHEAVSPADSAAYQMLKEQLESVLDTLTDREENVLRLRFGLEDGRTRTLEEVGKVFGVTRERIRQIEAKALRKLRHPSRSKQLRDFLD, from the coding sequence ATGGCAAATAAGAAAAAAGTAGCAACTGTTGAATTTGATAAAGCAGTTTTTGATCGGGCAACTAAGAAGGTCATCAAAGAATTTAAGGCCGATAAGGAAATCAAGGAATCTTCTTTGCAAGAGACCTTGGTGAAGGCTTTCAGTTTGAATGCGGATCAGATCGATGATTTGTACGATACAATTGAATCAGCCGGGATTGCCATCGTTGATGAAAAGGGTGAACCTTCCGTACGTGCTTTGAACAACAAGAAGACCACTTTGACTGAAAAAGAGTTGAAGCAATCTGCTGATGCACCAACTGGGATGAAGATCAACGACCCTGTGCGCATGTATCTGAAGGAAATTGGCCGAGTTTCACTGTTGACTGGTGCCGAAGAAGTTACCTTGGCTGAGCGTATCGAACAAGGTGATGATTCAGCTAAGCAAGAATTGGCTGAAGCCAACCTCCGTCTGGTTGTCTCAATTGCTAAGCGTTACGTTGGTCGTGGGATGCAATTCTTGGATTTGATTCAAGAAGGAAACATGGGTCTGATGAAGGCCGTTGAGAAGTTTGATTATCGCAAGGGATTTAAGTTCTCAACTTATGCTACTTGGTGGATTCGTCAAGCGATTACCCGTGCCATTGCCGACCAAGCACGGACGATTCGTATCCCCGTGCACATGGTGGAAACGATTAACAAGTTGATCCGTATCCAACGTAACTTGTTGTCAGATTTGGGTCGTGAACCAACGCCTGACGAAATCGGTGCCGAGATGGATATCGCCACTGAAAAAGTCCGTGATATCTTGAAGATCGCGCAAGAGCCAGTGTCATTGGAAACACCAATTGGTGAAGAGGATGATTCCCACTTGGGTGACTTCATCGAAGACCATGAGGCCGTGTCTCCAGCTGATTCAGCAGCTTACCAAATGTTGAAAGAACAATTAGAATCTGTTTTGGATACGTTGACTGATCGTGAAGAGAACGTGTTGCGGTTGCGGTTTGGTTTGGAAGATGGTCGGACGCGGACTTTGGAAGAAGTGGGTAAGGTCTTTGGGGTGACGCGTGAACGTATCCGTCAAATCGAAGCTAAGGCCTTGCGTAAGCTACGCCACCCATCACGTTCAAAGCAATTGCGTGATTTCTTGGACTAA